TGATAGTGAACTGTCACAGTCGATTAcctttatcttcttcttcaactttcgAGTTGTCGCTTTTCTGTGGTTCGGCGTTTCATTATTTAGCATACCGTTGGCGAGGCTTCAGATTTGAGTTGTGGAGCGATGTTTGTCTCTGCACTTCTAACGTCTGTGGGAATAAATTCTGCAATATGTTTTTCGTTTCTCGTGCTATATTCTATAGTTAGGAAACAACCGGCTTACTATGGCATCTACATACCACGCTTGGTGGCTGAAGGAAAAACTAAACAGAGAAGGGATTTCAACCTAGAAAGATTAATACCCTCTGCTAATTGGATGAAAAAAGCTTGGATGCTTTCTGAAGAGGAGCTTTTGTCGTCTTCAGGCCTGGATGCTGTAGTTTTTATGCGTATTGTAACTTTCAGGTAATTAAGAGTTTGCTCAGTCAATTAGTTCTCCCACTATGGCCTTTTTCGATATTTGTATACTGATTCGGTTGTTCGATATTTGGTTAGATCAGGCAATTCTGTTCATCCTTattcttaacttttttttgttgtttgaaaaatgttgCAGCTTAAAAGTGCTTTTATTTGCTGGTGTCATTGGAATCTTTGTTCTCCTTCCAGTGAACTGCTCAGGGGATCAACTTACGAATGTTGACATtgttaatatttcaaataactCCCTGGACGTATTTACTATTTCCAATGTAAAGGATGGATCGCACTGGTATGTTctaatcataattttatattcaatatCAAATGGATGCTTAAATAACAATACTTTTGTAAGTGTAGATTAATTTTCAGAGTAGATATACTCGAATGGTTTCAGCTAATAGAAACAATCAtcatatgtatgtatatatatatatatgcatatatatttGTTCTCCTTGAGAAAGTtttgatttcatttaaaaGGGTTAATGAGTGTACTAATGTTGGGATGAAAGGATTGTCggctttcttttttgataTTATTCATCATTTTAATGCACGGCATCCTTAATTCAGTAAGGtttgtgttggatgatgaaagtcccacatcggctaatttagggaatgatcatgggtttataaacaaagaatactctctccattggcatgaggccttttgggaagcccaaagcaaacccatgagagcttatgctcaaagtggacaatatcataccattgtggagagtcgtgttcgtctaacagttTGAATACGTGGTCTATCTAAGGTCTTGTGCCTTACCCCAGAATTCTCAACTGAGACGACTTAGCAGccttctttttgtatttattagaTGAAGTTTCTCAAagtcttaatttttttcctgAAAAAATTAGCATGAAGAATTTTGTCATATTTCCtgaaatattgatattttgttgataaatctgttgatatattcattaaattttttctcgACATAATTGTTGATATTCTATTTTGATCAACAAATCAAATACTTAACTTATCATGGGTTTTCTTTCCATATTCGTGCTGACTTAATCTTAACTCCTCATGTTACATAAAATGTCGAGGGTCTTATCTTGGAAAGAGTAGCTTGCTTTATAGACGAAGAAAATTGTATTGGATGGTTCTGATTTCATTTCTAAGATTTATACCTTTTTTAGAGATCAAGGAAATTCACATTCTTCCTGATCATTACAACTTctacttttctattttttaggcAAATACCACAAAACTAATTCAGTTTCTTCTAGTTGGCAGGTTATGGTTCCACTTTTCAGCTGTGTATCTCATCACTGCATACATCTGCTCTCTACTTTACTATGTAGGTGACTAACCATAAAAGATATGTGCTTCTTTTCATATATGCATCagtgatatttatttaatgtttctGCAGCCACTTGACTAGCATTCTGTCCTCAGATGCTATGCTGGTGAAAAGCATGAGTATCAATAATATCTGCATTCtgcaataaaaaatgataaacataGTTGTATTTTGGAAGGAGTGACCCGTCTTTGAAAATAAGCCTATTATCTTAGCTTTTTAAGTGCGTGCTTGAGTATGATAGTACAGAGGATATAGTTTCGCACCTAGCCAATATGTACGAACTTTTGGCGTCTCTCTAAACTTATTGTAGATTGAGGCAATTTATACGGTTAATTAATAAAGTTGATTAATCTTGAAGTTTAAATCTGCAGGAGTACGACTATATTTCTTCTAAAAGGATTGACTATTTTTGTTCATCCAAGCCTCTGTTTCATCAGTTTACCATCTTAGTTCGTGCAATTCCTGCTTCTGCTGGGAGAAACACCAGTGATAGTGTTGAGAATTTCTTCACCGAGTATCACCCCTCAACTTATCTGGCTCATACAGTTGTCCATCGGACAAGCAAACTTCGAGGTCTCATTGTAAGCTTCAGACTAATGTTTCAGctcctctcttcttttctcacATGAAGAAAGAAACTTGTATCAAGAAAACTAGGTTCATTTCCTTGTCTAGTTGGAGTTGCATATGAAAGCTGGCTGTTAGTGTGCTTAATATGCTATTTTAGTTACGttgtgttttttctctttgttccACAGAATGATGCAAAAACACATTACAGAAGGCTCGTCCGCTTACAATCGAATCCCTCACAAATAAATTCTAACCGTGGTAGTTGTTTTGGATTGTTCAGAAGGAAGGTTGATCTCGTTGATCGATATGGAAAAAGGTTAGGAGACATAGAACAGCATCTGAGATTGGAACAATCGCAGGTTTCATCGGCTGGAAAAGTATGCACGTccttattgaattatttttcttctttgtgatgcatttttaatctttccctgaattttgagttaaaaaaTAGTACTGTATAATAAGTTGGACGATATTGCAAAATATATGAGAAGGACAGCAGGTCAGATTTGGGAAATTGAGTAAAGTTATGCACCATCTAATTGAAGGTGTTAACAAAAAGGCTAAATGTATGTCTTAGTCCATGATGATCAAGCATTTTTTCAACATCGTTCATGTCACTAGAAAAAAATTTCCAGTTATCTCCTTatcgtttaattttttaaaattatactttATTGCTGGTGCATGTTAAAAATTGGTAATGGTTAATTTCCATTACATGATATCTAGTGAGTTGgtagaaatttcaatttttctcaTCTTAAATAACTTAATTCCTCCTTAATTTTCGAATTCAAAGTCACATAGTACCATGCTAGGTAAGTCTATTATCAACCAAGTCTACCTTAAAACATTCCAACAGCAAGATAGCTTCCACGACATGGAAATTCACTGCCATGTTTACTGGCCTTGATGCAGTGAATTTATTTGTGAAATGGAACTTATCTTGCGACTAAATGGAATATCACTGTTCCACACTGAAATGGTAATATTCCCCTGCCCATGAAAATTGTGATGAGTATATCCAATTTTGTGAGACCTAGAATCTGGCTGTGAATGATAATAACAATGGTTGATCCCGtaatcttttaaaatcaaGTCATTATGGTTTTCAAGCATCAACCCCTTCGTTTATTTTTGAGTAGGTAATTGATAAGAGCTGcccattttgaaaaatatgtgGGATAATTTCTATGATACCCAGTTAGaacatcaataaataattgctattgttaattttattcGTTTGGAATTTATCAAGACTAAATTGGATTGTTCCATTAAACCGTGTCGgcagtttttatttatttgtttatcttTAGAATTGTGATTTACTTCTAATCTGGTTGTGATTGAGGTGGAGAGTGTGGCATGTCTTGTTATGCCAGTGTTCTCGGATTTGAGATTGTTAACAAACTTGTAGAGTTAATATGAGAGGCATCTCCTGGTCACGCTGCTTGGTAAATTGTATCAAactaattaacattttttcttaattggaAAAGGAAGTTCCAGCTGCTTTTGTATCCTTCAAGTCACGTTATGGTGCTGCAATTGCTATGCATATGCAACAATCGAACAATCCCATTCATTGGGTGACAGAACAAGCTCCTGAGCCTCATGATGTATATtggccttttttttcttcaacatttaTGCAAAGATGGATATCTAAGCTGGGAGTTGCGGTTGCATGTTTCCTTCTTACCGCACTATTTTTTATACCAGTTCTCATTGTGCAAGGACTGACTAACCTTAATCAGTTACAAATTTGGTTTCCGTTTCTTAAAAGCATTCTTACCATGTAAGTGATCACTCTTCACGTAGCTCTTGTTAGAAGTagcatttcttttcttttttgaagctGTGTCAGTAATTGAAGTTAGAAGTCTTTTAAAGACAATTTGTATATGATATCTATATAGATTCGTCACAGAAAGCATGAGTGATTAATTCacataaaatgttttgtttcaaaaacttGGATGCTGGAGTTTCACAGAAAGCATACAAAAGCCAACTAAAAGCGCTGTATATTTATTCTTTGAGAGAACTGTTCGCTGTTTTATAGTGATCGTTGAACAGTTgatgatcattttttttatttgacgATAATCAATAAATGCTAAATGTTTCATGcatatgatttattttctcCTGCTGGATTATCTGATGTTCTGATGGTCTTACCTCTAATTATGTTGCAGAACATTCATTAGTCAAATAATAACAGGATATCTTCCTAGCCTTATCCTTCAATTGTTCCTGAAGATGGTGCCCCCTATTATGGAATGTCTCTCATCCATTCAAGGATACATTTCTTTAAGTGACATAAAAAAGAGTGCATGTTTCAAAGTATTGTGGTTCACTATATGGAATGTGTTCTTTGCTACTGTCTTCTCGGGAACAGCTCTGCTTCAACTTTCATTGGTCTTTGAGCCAAAGACTATTCCTACGAGGCTTGCTGTGGCGGTACCTGCACAGGTGAAGCCTTGTGTCCCTATGAAAACTTTCTTTGAAGCTTTTACAAATAACGGATTTGAACCAGTTTGTAGTCTTGTCACATTTGTATATCTTTTCAAGCCTAAACTTGTATGattcaatgaaatttaatgTCAGTATCTTTGTTATCACCTTTGTGTTTATGTCTAAATTGGTTAGGCAAGGTTGTTAAACTTGTACAAGTCCAACCAATTTAAAACTTAGTTTCAATCATTAATTGATAAATCTCacacttcaattttttgaTCGCATCAATTGGACAAAGTTCTTATCACAGTAAAAGTTATTAGGTCAGAGACATGAATTTGTGATTCAAAATTGTGGGGGAATAAAACATGGACTTTTCCCCGTTTTTTCACTGAATTGGTAAATCTCACACTTATAGTTGATGAAGTGGTCGTTTGTCAATgatgattattgttttttttttttttttgtgcaacCAAGCTGTTTATTCTTTAACTTCTTAGAATTGTACATGATTTTACCATGAAGTACCTTAAGTTGGTTGAAGATCAGGATTGGATTTTATGCTGCATTTGCATATTTTGATATGTTCCTATGTACATGTTTTATCACCAAATTTAGTTGCACTAAGTAAGTGAATCTTATGAGGATATATCGACTTTTCTACTTGCTGAAAATGTCTGCTGCCATAAGTATTACTGATTTGCTAGAAAACCAATGAcaagaaaaacatttttgttgCTTGCATCCTTGGCTAGGCTTCATAAACAGCATACCTCAGGTAGCGAGTCTCTAGAGTCGTTAATTGACTACATGGGTTTATACAACCATAGGCGGGCATATTGTCCTGTGCTGACACAAACTTCTCTGATGCCTGAGAATCTGGAGGAGATTCTATGAGTGCCTTAATTTATACAAAGTTAGTGAAGGATTAATTTGGGCACGCTATAGAATCTATAGAACTCGGTACTTTATATGATCAGGTGGCAAAATGTGTTATACCTCTCACTCTTCGTCTTGATTGCAGGCTTCATTTTTCATTGCTTATGTTGTCACATCGGGATGGACAAGCTCACTATCTGAACTCATCAACCTATTCGCTCTTATTAGCAGTCTTGTAACAAAACCTTTCAGTGGAAACTCGGATGAGGAATTAGAAGTTCCATCCATTCCTTACCACCAGGACATACCGagaattcttttctttgtacTTCTTGGTATCACATATTTCTTCCTAGCTCCACTTATTGTGCCCTTCCTTCTTGTCTACTTCGGTCTGGAATACATAGTCTACCGCAACCAGGTTTGTTACCtttttctccctctctccccTCACCATAAAGTTAAAAACCCATGATGCATGTCGTAAGATACAGTGATAAATCAAGTGATGTATTTATACTGAATTCACTACTTGATGTATTCTGATCTTGCCTCGTAGATTTTTGCTATCATCCTGTGAAATATTGTGAATTTTAATTAGGTGGTTGTTTGGTTGAGTTTTATCGTTTAACCACTTGAGTTAAATCTGTATTTCAGCCTATATAAGTGGCTGCTTCACCTTAATAAAGCATCATTTTGATATTCAGTCTAAAAGAGTCTCCCTTTTCTGCACCATCTCcataaagtaaaaagaaaaatgcaacataaatttaaaatatttgtatgccaaattttttaaaatagaatttttcgtttgagtttcaattttaagcaaaaaattgaaaatattctATGAGTGTTTTAGCTGTATTATTGATTTGTTGTTACCATGTTTTCTCTTATGCTGAAACTGGGAGTTATCGCATGCATGTCAATAATGCGTTTTTGCTTATGTATAACGTGCAGTTTATAAATGTGTATGCACCGAAGTATGAAACTGGCGGGAAGTTCTGGCCTATTGCGCACAGTTGcgttatattttctttagtaCTCATGCATGCTATAGCTGTGGGAATATTCACACTGAAGGGGCTCCCTCTCGCATCAAGTTTATTGGTTCCACTCCCTATTTTAACGCTTCTTTTCAATGACTACTGTCGGAAACGGTTCCTACCCAATTTTTCTGCTTATTCTGCGGAAGTAAGTTTATTTGCTGCAAGCCTGCAATATTATTCTTCAACTTCGTCTAACACTGATCTTGACACCACATGTTGTTTTCAGACTTTGATAAAGAAGGATAGAGCAGATGAAAATGATCCTACAATGGCTGAATTTCTAGATAAATTGGTCACTGCATATGCTGACCCGGCTTTAATGCCTGTTAGCTTCACTGCAACTGCCGACAGTCTTAGGCGCCCGCTGATGTCTACTGCTGAAGATTAAAGATTATTGATGGATCTTTAGTTACTGGTGGTGCTGTAATTACAACATGCATACGTGATCAGGTTAGGCAAACTTGCCTGCTCTTTCGTTGATAGAGAGTGTCGTTTAATTTTCAGGACCATTTAtgttttcaagtttttgtAACATAATACCAATAGAAAGATCGAATAAAAAGCCTATATATTATAGGCTGGGGTGTGGGTGTGAAGCATGAAGTAGAGCTGTATATTGGAAAGAAATTGTCTTTCATTCCGAGTCCTGTGAACGCTGAGGTGTGGCTCTTTTCTATAGAACTTTATTATTGATTAGAGAAAATGAGGCTCTCCGTCCTTCagttttcaaatatttgaatcCACGAGCCAATTCCATCTTCTTGGCTCCGAGTTTCCATGATCCGTCAATATACTACACAAACATCATCGAATTCTCAACTTATAGTCCAATGTTTGAATATTAGAATAGGCATATAAATTATTCATCGGGATACTGTTTCCCATGTGCAGTAATTGGAAGTCCAAACAAACAGTTGTATTAGAATAGTATTGCTGACTAGTGCAGTATTGAAGCATCCCCTATAGCTCTGTAATTAACTAATAAGAGCAGGACAACGTTAAGGAAGCAAAGTCTTCGATTTGCATGGTTtgtcagatattgtccattttggtcaGTTACAtattgttgtcagcctcacggttttaaaatgtgtctgttagggggaggttttcacattcttatacgcaatgtttcgttcccctctctaaccaatgtgggatctcacaatccatttcTTTAGAGATACAGCGTCCTCGCTgtcacaccgcccggtgtttggcatttcttataagagtgtgaaatcctctccttaacaaacgcgttttaaattcGTGAGACTACCAAACTATTTCATGGAAGGAAAACAAAGTTGACAGAAAGTAAAATAGATGCACAAGCTGAAGTCACTCATCAGGGTCAATGTGATACTGACTGTCcacaaatcattatttttttccccttttcttaGGTCTAAAACATCATTATTGCTAACTCCACTACTAatgaattttacttttgtcttcttttgacTCAGGAAGTACTAATTAACTGTACTGCCCTTAGATTAGATTATAATTGTGTGGCCTTTCTACCATATATGTATAACTTTTGCTTGAAAGTTTTCCCACTACCTTATTGTCTTGTAGCTATGAATTTGACTTCGACTCAGGTTCACTTCTACACATTCAAAATCCATCAAGAAAAAGGTACAGAAGaaagtctctctctctctctccctattgtgggagtttcTACATTCATCAAATCTATTGCCCCACCTCATTTCAACGTGTGAAATCAAGCCTCTGATCTTTTCTTCATTGCCCAATCCATTGGCTACTTATTGTTCAGTAAAGATGACTTCTTcaaggggaaagaaaagagcaaTCATTTGAAAGACACATACCTCCTTGACAACTTAGTTTTCTCCTCTCCCAATGCGATCAAAACAAACCAGGGCTCCATCCAACTAGTAAATTGAGTGTAGTTGAAAGTATTCGTAATGAGAAAGATGTCCTTGATTCCCTGTAAATGATGCATAAGTTTGAGTTGAACCTTATGATTGTGACCAGCAGCACCACCAAATTGGCATTATGCCGCCCACCCACTATGTATTATTGGTGCGAGTATCTTCTAACTGACACCTCTTGGATTCTCATTGATTGGTGAAACCCACAGaattcatcatcatttcccgaagatttcttcttttggcTTTAACTTTCATCTTCAAGCAAAGATTACGAAAATCAGTCCCAAGTGATTGCAACCCCATTAGTGTTACCTCTCAAAAGGAGAGGTTAAAATGGATAATGTGTCTGCTTCCTTCACTACCCACCGGTCTACCAAGTGATTACCTCTTGCTAGGATCTCATTCATCCCACTGAACCAACTTTGGTCTTTTCATTGCACACaactattattaaaataaacaagatACCACTACTTTCCACTTGAAGTTATCATGACCTACAGGGGTAAGTAATTTAGTTCTGGCAAGGCAACAATTATAGGTAGTTCTTCTTATGTGTTCTTAAAGTGATTGTTACCACCAGAAAGAAGAACTTAATATGCAAAACTTCTACTGACTTGATTGACTTAGACTAGTAATGACTTTTCTTGTCAAGTCGAGCAAAGCCTAAAATGTTGGCCGATCCGACAGAAAGCCAAAGAAATTGGCGACTGCGGTGATATATTAATGTTGAAATGGAAAGCAGTCGACATTAGTGGAATGTGATGAGTTGAAATACTGTATGAAAaaaccagagaagaaaaggCAAGAGGGGAGTCACCTTTCCCAAGTTCTGAATACcccattaaatat
This genomic window from Cucurbita pepo subsp. pepo cultivar mu-cu-16 chromosome LG01, ASM280686v2, whole genome shotgun sequence contains:
- the LOC111802038 gene encoding CSC1-like protein At1g69450 isoform X2, with protein sequence MDRTVGRLWFHFSAVYLITAYICSLLYYEYDYISSKRIDYFCSSKPLFHQFTILVRAIPASAGRNTSDSVENFFTEYHPSTYLAHTVVHRTSKLRGLINDAKTHYRRLVRLQSNPSQINSNRGSCFGLFRRKVDLVDRYGKRLGDIEQHLRLEQSQVSSAGKEVPAAFVSFKSRYGAAIAMHMQQSNNPIHWVTEQAPEPHDVYWPFFSSTFMQRWISKLGVAVACFLLTALFFIPVLIVQGLTNLNQLQIWFPFLKSILTITFISQIITGYLPSLILQLFLKMVPPIMECLSSIQGYISLSDIKKSACFKVLWFTIWNVFFATVFSGTALLQLSLVFEPKTIPTRLAVAVPAQASFFIAYVVTSGWTSSLSELINLFALISSLVTKPFSGNSDEELEVPSIPYHQDIPRILFFVLLGITYFFLAPLIVPFLLVYFGLEYIVYRNQFINVYAPKYETGGKFWPIAHSCVIFSLVLMHAIAVGIFTLKGLPLASSLLVPLPILTLLFNDYCRKRFLPNFSAYSAETLIKKDRADENDPTMAEFLDKLVTAYADPALMPVSFTATADSLRRPLMSTAED
- the LOC111802038 gene encoding CSC1-like protein At1g69450 isoform X1 is translated as MFVSALLTSVGINSAICFSFLVLYSIVRKQPAYYGIYIPRLVAEGKTKQRRDFNLERLIPSANWMKKAWMLSEEELLSSSGLDAVVFMRIVTFSLKVLLFAGVIGIFVLLPVNCSGDQLTNVDIVNISNNSLDVFTISNVKDGSHWLWFHFSAVYLITAYICSLLYYEYDYISSKRIDYFCSSKPLFHQFTILVRAIPASAGRNTSDSVENFFTEYHPSTYLAHTVVHRTSKLRGLINDAKTHYRRLVRLQSNPSQINSNRGSCFGLFRRKVDLVDRYGKRLGDIEQHLRLEQSQVSSAGKEVPAAFVSFKSRYGAAIAMHMQQSNNPIHWVTEQAPEPHDVYWPFFSSTFMQRWISKLGVAVACFLLTALFFIPVLIVQGLTNLNQLQIWFPFLKSILTITFISQIITGYLPSLILQLFLKMVPPIMECLSSIQGYISLSDIKKSACFKVLWFTIWNVFFATVFSGTALLQLSLVFEPKTIPTRLAVAVPAQASFFIAYVVTSGWTSSLSELINLFALISSLVTKPFSGNSDEELEVPSIPYHQDIPRILFFVLLGITYFFLAPLIVPFLLVYFGLEYIVYRNQFINVYAPKYETGGKFWPIAHSCVIFSLVLMHAIAVGIFTLKGLPLASSLLVPLPILTLLFNDYCRKRFLPNFSAYSAETLIKKDRADENDPTMAEFLDKLVTAYADPALMPVSFTATADSLRRPLMSTAED